One window from the genome of Corvus moneduloides isolate bCorMon1 chromosome 9, bCorMon1.pri, whole genome shotgun sequence encodes:
- the MPL gene encoding thrombopoietin receptor, whose protein sequence is MAACLCQVWQLSLLPAILLSLQSPPPAPEPVTSQDAALLAGVSEDILCFSRSFEDLTCFWDEKEETTTGMCHFYYWYSRGMPTACVVSTWYHGAGGKRHACVFPSQDVRLFTQLHLRVLDATTNQTKYWRELSVDAVGLIAPPANITARWAGAAGQLCVSWQPPLADFPNFFLYEVQCCPASSSGMPCSTTLNPSDPSIQLTVSTHIPRAGAASPGVGQRLVQANTWVVLQGLLPGMRYHIQVRSKPDGTSLDGIWGPWSQAVAAETPHSSGDIGLCCSTPDLRHVHCEWSWDPAEPHSSHQLFYRPPPSGAGTREDAWQQCEEVSRGTEATHACTFQPRAGSAISVLVNVTRTHMLPTLSYFKEPFWLHQAVLTDAPQLVQATVSQGQLSLQWLPPLEVLAEELDYQVRYAMENSHDWKVLQVPRAARREVLDLRPGARYHAQVRARPGGPWYQGSWSAWSKLVVVDAMGDAGWLIPSVTVVPLLFLAMLLGLRCTFPSLYSNVKQKLWPPVPDLHRALGNFLQESSKHGQASALDKQPPEEAVLPCLLEVLPGPRGEAGPPPEHAGGRLSSTDIANQSYLLMSDWEPRGPATAPAPAPP, encoded by the exons ATGGCAGCCTGCCTGTGCCAGGTCTGGCAGCTCTCACTGCTCCCTGCCATCCTGCTCAGCCTCCAAAGCCCACCACCAGCCCCTGAGCCAGTGACATCCCAAG ATGCTGCACTGCTAGCAGGTGTGTCCGAGGACATTCTCTGTTTCTCCCGCTCCTTTGAGGACCTCACCTGCTTCTGGGACGAGAAGGAGGAGACAACAACTGGGATGTGCCACTTCTACTACTGGTACAGCAG GGGTATGCCCACAGCGTGTGTGGTCTCTACGTGGTACCACGGGGCTGGTGGGAAGCGACATGCCTGCGTCTTCCCCAGCCAGGACGTGCGGCTCTTCACCCAGCTCCACCTCCGCGTGCTGGATGCCACCACAAACCAGACCAAGTATTGGCGGGAGCTCAGCGTGGATGCAGTGG GTCTCATTGCCCCCCCAGCAAACATCACGGCccgctgggctggggctgcggggcAGCTCTGCGTGTCGTGGCAGCCACCACTCGCTGACTTCCCGAACTTCTTCCTCTATGAGGTGCAgtgctgccctgccagctcctcagGGATGCCCTGCAGCACCACACTGAATCCCAGTGACCCCTCCATCCAGTTAACTGTCAGCACCCACATACCAAGGGCCGGGGCAGCCTCCCCAGGAGTGGGGCAG AGGCTGGTCCAAGCCAACACCTGGGTGGTCCTCCAGGGCCTGCTGCCAGGGATGAGGTACCACATCCAGGTGCGCAGCAAGCCCGACGGCACGTCCCTCGATGGCATCTGGGGGCCCTGGTCACAGGCAGTGGCTGCAGAGACACCCCACTCCTCCG GAGACATCGGGCTGTGCTGCAGTACTCCTGACCTGCGGCACGTGCACTGCGAATGGAGCTGGGaccctgcagagccccacagctcccaccagcTCTTCTACCGGCCACCTCCAAGTGGGGCTGGCACAAG GGAAGATGCATGGCAACAGTGTGAGGAGGTGAGCAGGGGGACAGAGGCCACCCACGCCTGCACCttccagcccagggctggcagtgccatcTCCGTCCTGGTGAACGTCACTCGGACCCACATGCTGCCCACACTCAGCTACTTCAAGGAGCCCTTCTGGCTGCACCAGGCTG TGCTCACAGATGCCCCACAGCTTGTGCAGGCAACAGTGTCACAGGGCCAGCTGAGCCTGCAGTGGCTGCCACccctggaggtgctggcagaggagtTGGACTACCAGGTCCGCTATGCCATGGAGAACAGCCATGACTGGAAG GTCCTGCAGGTTCCACGAGCAGCTAGGAGAGAAGTCCTGGACCTACGGCCAGGCGCCCGCTACCACGCCCAGGtgcgggcccggcccggcgggccGTGGTaccagggcagctggagcgCCTGGTCCAAACTTGTTGTGGTTGATGCCATGGGTGATGCAG GCTGGCTCATCCCCAGTGTTACGGTGGTGCCGCTGCTCTTCTTAGCAATGCTCCTGGGGCTGCGGTgcaccttcccctccctctACAG CAACGTGAAGCAGAAACTCTGGCCGCCCGTTCCTGACCTGCACCGTGCTCTGGGCAACttcctccaggagagcagcaagcACGGccag GCCAGCGCCTTGGACAAGCAGCCGCCGGAGGAGGCcgtcctgccctgcctgctggaggtgctgcccGGTCCGCGGGGCGAGGCGGGCCCGCCGCCGGAGCACGCTGGGGGCCGCCTGTCCAGCACCGACATCGCCAACCAGTCCTACCTGCTCATGAGCGACTGGGAGCCGCGGGGACCCGCGAcggcccccgcccccgccccacCATAA
- the CDC20 gene encoding cell division cycle protein 20 homolog: protein MLRRRRGGRAAAARRRTMAQFLFEADLHGLLKLDTPIPNAPPARWQRKAKESGPGPSPVGVSPMKPANRSHSSSKTPSKTPGKSGSKIQNTPTKAGGDRYIPNRSTLQMEMANFLLTKENDPAEESPTKKEQQKAWAVNLNGFDVEEAKILRLSGKPQNAPEGYQNNLKVLYSQKMTPGSSRKNSRYIPSMPDRILDAPEIRNDYYLNLIDWSSQNFLAVALDNSVYLWNHASGEIIQLLQMEHPDVYISSVSWIKEGNYLAVGTSSAEVQLWDIQQQKRLRNMTSHCARVGTLSWNSYILSSGARTGHIHHHDVRVAEHHVATLAGHTQEVCGLKWSLDGRYLASGGNDNLVNVWPCTQGGGGDFAPVQTFTQHQGAVKAVAWCPWQMNVLATGGGTSDRHIRIWNVCSGACLSTVDAHSQVCSILWSTNYKELVSGHGFAQNQLVLWKYPTMTKVTELQGHTARILNLTMSPDGTTVASAAADETLRLWRCFEMDPIKKKEKEKANSAKSSIIHQSIR from the exons ATGCTGCGGCGCAGGCGGGGCgggcgagcggcggcggcgcggcggag GACCATGGCGCAGTTCCTGTTCGAGGCGGACCTGCATGGGCTGCTGAAGCTGGACACGCCGATCCCGAACGCGCCGCCTGCGCGATGGCAGCGCAAGGCCAAGGAGAGCGGCCCCGGGCCCAGCCCCGTCGGCGTGTCACCCATGAAGCCGGCCAATcgctcccacagctccagcaagACGCCGTCCAAGACACCCG GTAAATCTGGATCTAAAATTCAAAACACCCCCACAAAGGCTGGGGGGGATCGCTACATTCCCAACCGCAGCACCTTGCAAATGGAGATGGCAAATTTCCTCCTAACCAAAGAGAATGACCCTGCTGAGGAATCACCTACCAAGAAG GAGCAACAGAAAGCCTGGGCAGTGAATCTGAATGGTTTTGATGTAGAAGAGGCGAAGATCCTCCGCCTCAGTGGAAAACCACAGAATGCTCCAGAAG GCTATCAGAATAATCTGAAAGTACTCTACAGTCAGAAAATGACGCCTGGATCCAGCAGGAAGAATAGCAGATACATTCCCTCGATGCCAGACCGGATCTTGGATGCACCAGAGATCCGCAATGACTACT ATCTGAATCTCATCGACTGGAGCTCCCAGAACTTCCTGGCAGTGGCTCTGGACAACTCTGTTTATCTGTGGAATCATGCTTCTGGGGAGATTATCCAGCTACTGCAGATGGAGCATCCAGATGTTTACATTTCCTCTGTGTCATGGATTAAAGAAGGAAACTACCTTGCTGTTGGCACAAGTAGTGCTGAGGTCCAG CTATGGGACATTCAGCAGCAGAAACGTCTCCGAAACATGACCAGCCACTGTGCCCGTGTAGGAACCCTCAGCTGGAACAGCTACATCCTCTCCAG tggGGCACGGACTGGCCACATCCATCACCATGATGTCCGAGTAGCTGAGCATCATGTGGCCACCCTTGCTGGCCACACACAGGAAGTGTGCGGACTCAAATGGTCTCTAGATGGCAGATACCTGGCCAGTGGTGGCAATGACAATCTGGTGAATGTCTGGCCATGCACCCAAGGGGGTGGCGGAGACTTTGCTCCTGTACAGACCTTCACTCAGCACCAGGGTGCTGTCAAG GCTGTGGCGTGGTGCCCCTGGCAGATGAACGTTCTAGCCACCGGAGGTGGCACTAGTGACAGACATATCCGCATCTGGAACGTGTGTTCTGGCGCCTGCCTCAGTACTGTTGATGCCCATTCCCAG GTCTGTTCTATCCTGTGGTCAACAAACTACAAGGAGCTTGTTTCAGGCCATGGCTTTGCACAGAATCAGCTGGTTCTATGGAAGTATCCAACAATGACCAAGGTCACAGAGCTGCAAG gTCATACTGCCAGAATCTTGAACTTGACCATGAGCCCTGATGGTACAACAGTGGCCTCGGCAGCTGCTGATGAAACACTGAGGCTCTGGCGCTGTTTTGAGATGGACCCCAtaaagaagaaggagaaagagaaggcaaaCAGTGCCAAAAGCAGCATCATTCACCAGAGCATCCGCTGA
- the ELOVL1 gene encoding elongation of very long chain fatty acids protein 1 isoform X2 translates to MAGWLTGYTWRCDPVDFSQDPKALRMVSVAWLFVFSKFIELTDTVIFVLRKKNEQVTFLHLFHHSVLPWSWWWGAKFGPGGMGSFHAMINSMVHVVMYFYYGLSAAGPAFQKYLWWKKHITAIQLAQFVIVSVHISQYYFMPNCQYQFPIFIHLIWIYGTIFFILFSNFWYQSYTKGKRLPRVAQQAAQHNGSSIHENGTVTNGKVKAN, encoded by the exons ATGGCAGGGTGGCTTACTGGGTATACCTGGCGATGTGACCCTGTGGACTTCTCACAGGACCCCAAGGCCCTCAGG ATGGTCAGTGTTGCTTGGCTCTTTGTTTTCTCCAAGTTCATTGAACTGACAGACACG GTGATCTTTGTCCTGCGGAAGAAGAATGAACAGGTCACATTCCTGCACCTTTTTCACCACTCTGTTCTGCCATGGAGCTGGTGGTGGGGAGCAAAGTTTGGTCCAG GGGGAATGGGCTCATTCCATGCCATGATCAATTCCATGGTGCACGTGGTCATGTATTTCTACTATGGGCTCTcagcagcaggacctgcctttcagAAGTACCTGTGGTGGAAGAAGCACATCACAGCCATCCAGCTG GCACAGTTTGTGATTGTCTCCGTCCACATCTCCCAGTATTACTTCATGCCCAACTGCCAGTACCAGTTCCCCATCTTCATTCACCTTATCTGGATTTATGGGACCATCTTCTTCATCCTCTTCTCCAACTTTTGGTACCAGTCCTACACCAAGGGCAAACGATTGCCCAGGGTGGCTCAACAAGCAGCCCAGCACAACGGTAGCAGCATCCATGAAAATGGCACTGTCACCAATGGCAAGGTCAAGGCCAACTAG
- the ELOVL1 gene encoding elongation of very long chain fatty acids protein 1 isoform X1 has protein sequence MEGIVTMYQDFMKKADPRIADYPLMQSPFLVMGILLGYVYFVLSLGPRLMANRKPLNLKKFMVLYNFFLVGLSLYIVYEFLMAGWLTGYTWRCDPVDFSQDPKALRMVSVAWLFVFSKFIELTDTVIFVLRKKNEQVTFLHLFHHSVLPWSWWWGAKFGPGGMGSFHAMINSMVHVVMYFYYGLSAAGPAFQKYLWWKKHITAIQLAQFVIVSVHISQYYFMPNCQYQFPIFIHLIWIYGTIFFILFSNFWYQSYTKGKRLPRVAQQAAQHNGSSIHENGTVTNGKVKAN, from the exons ATGGAGGGGATTGTCACTATGTATCAGGACTTCATGAAGAAAGCAG ACCCCCGCATCGCTGATTATCCACTGATGCAGTCCCCATTCCTTGTGATGGGCATCCTTCTGGGATATGTCTACTTTGTCCTATCCTTGGGTCCCCGGCTAATGGCCAACAGGAAGCCTTTAAACCTGAAGAAGTTCATGGTGCTATACAACTTCTTTCTGGTGGGACTCTCCCTTTACATAGTCTATGAG TTCCTGATGGCAGGGTGGCTTACTGGGTATACCTGGCGATGTGACCCTGTGGACTTCTCACAGGACCCCAAGGCCCTCAGG ATGGTCAGTGTTGCTTGGCTCTTTGTTTTCTCCAAGTTCATTGAACTGACAGACACG GTGATCTTTGTCCTGCGGAAGAAGAATGAACAGGTCACATTCCTGCACCTTTTTCACCACTCTGTTCTGCCATGGAGCTGGTGGTGGGGAGCAAAGTTTGGTCCAG GGGGAATGGGCTCATTCCATGCCATGATCAATTCCATGGTGCACGTGGTCATGTATTTCTACTATGGGCTCTcagcagcaggacctgcctttcagAAGTACCTGTGGTGGAAGAAGCACATCACAGCCATCCAGCTG GCACAGTTTGTGATTGTCTCCGTCCACATCTCCCAGTATTACTTCATGCCCAACTGCCAGTACCAGTTCCCCATCTTCATTCACCTTATCTGGATTTATGGGACCATCTTCTTCATCCTCTTCTCCAACTTTTGGTACCAGTCCTACACCAAGGGCAAACGATTGCCCAGGGTGGCTCAACAAGCAGCCCAGCACAACGGTAGCAGCATCCATGAAAATGGCACTGTCACCAATGGCAAGGTCAAGGCCAACTAG